The Tolypothrix sp. PCC 7712 region TGCTGTTGTGCAGTTTTGAGTTGCAGTGCTTTGCTATCGCCTACAGAAGCTGCGATCGCACCTTGTTTGAACAATTGCTGATAGCGATCGTTTTCGGTTTTGGCATTTTCTACCTGCGCCTGGAGACGTGCAATTGTGGCTTCTTGGGTTGCAACATCTCCTTTTAATTGGGATTGTAAGCTGGCGATTGTTGCTTTTTGCGCGTCAATATCTCCAGTTTTCGCACCAGATTTTACCTGCGCTAGTTGGGCTTTGGCTACTTGCAGTTTATCTAAAGCTTGTTGCAAAGCTGCTGTCGCACGATTGTAATCTTCCAGGTAAGCCAAAACTTGTCCAGCCTGTACCTTATCTCCTTCCTTAACCAAGAGTTTTTCAACTCGTACACCGTTAATGGAATTAGGTGCAGACAAATAAGTAATTTCGCCTTCCGGCTGTAAACGTCCTAAAGCCGTAATCGCAACTTTTGCAGGCGCAGGTTTTGTGGGGGTATTAGTTGGGCGAGTGTAAAGATTAGAGCGAAAGAATAATGTTGATAAACCGTAAAAAGATGCTAACCCAGTAGCTAAGATGACAGAAACTCCTAAAACAATTTGCCACCGATGAATAGGTTTAGAGAATAACGGATTTTCTTTGTTTGCTGTCATATTTTTATTCCAGTTTTGCTGTGTCGGGGGAATAATTTAAAGGTCTATCTCACTTGATTACATTCGACTTATCCCACTTTATGCTGTTTAAACTCAGTCTAAAAGTTCAGGATGATATGAAGTAAATTAATTGGTAGATTACTTGTCCAATATTAGAAAAATCAGTATATTAACTACTAATTTTTATTTCTTCTTAAGTATTTTCATCCTTCATCCTTCATTGGACTAGCAGGCATGGAATAAGTCTGATTAGTTGTAGGTAATTTTTTTACGCTTTTTTAGGTTAGAAAGATAATTCGTTACAAGCCGATATTCTCCGTGTAGAAGCACTCAATATGAATTAAAGCAACGCCAATAATGTCTTTAAAACCCAGCAAGGTACAAGGATTTATCAAGTAGAGTATATCTGGGCAAGGCAGTGCCTATAGGTGTCAACTTCAGCTAAAAGCGATAGGGTGGGCGTTGTACAAATACCTCGCGCCCTCATCCCCTAACCCTTCTCCCTCAGGGAGAAGGGGAATTGAATCTCTTGCTCCCCTCTCCCTGAGGGGCTGGGGGTGAGGGCGAAACCTTTCACAAGAGCGGGTTTCACGTTAAATTGACATCACTGGGTACTGCCGTGTCCCTAC contains the following coding sequences:
- a CDS encoding ABC exporter membrane fusion protein, which codes for MTANKENPLFSKPIHRWQIVLGVSVILATGLASFYGLSTLFFRSNLYTRPTNTPTKPAPAKVAITALGRLQPEGEITYLSAPNSINGVRVEKLLVKEGDKVQAGQVLAYLEDYNRATAALQQALDKLQVAKAQLAQVKSGAKTGDIDAQKATIASLQSQLKGDVATQEATIARLQAQVENAKTENDRYQQLFKQGAIAASVGDSKALQLKTAQQQLEEAKATKKRTQDTLQSQIKQAQSQLSSVKEVRPVDVEVAQTQVRSATTAVKQAKADLDLTYIKSPIDGTILKIHARTGEVIATSGFAEIGNISQMYVVAEVYQTDIQKVRKGQKVTITSPAIVGKLQGTVENVGWQVEKQSIFSLNPSSDTDRKIIEVKICIDDPKESAKVSRLTNLQVDVAIHI